The Kaistia defluvii genome segment GTCGCCGCGCACGGGATCGGAACCGAGGCCATCGACGAGGATGCCGCCGGAAAAGAGCGTGGTCTGGGAGGTCATGCTGTGGGGATCCGTATCTTTTGTCCGGTGCGGGCGCTTTCGTAGATGGCGTCCGTGACGGCGACGACATGCGCCGCGAGGGTGGCGGTCAAGCCCGTGGGAGCGGGTGCGCCGAGCGCGCATTCGATCAGCGCCTTGGTCGGGGCGCCGGCGTCATAGAGGCCGGAGGCATCGGCTTCGCCATATTCGACCACCTCGCCATTGGCGCGCACGAGCCGGACATGGTCGGCGACGGAATCAAGCCAGATCTGGCCCCTGTCGCCATAAAGCGCGAGGTGCCATTGCGGCCGGGCGAGGTAGGGATGCGTCGAGGCGCTGCTGATCGCCGCCATGCCGCCGCCGGCGAAATCGGCATTGACGCTGGCATGCAGGTCGATCTCGCGTACCGGCGGATAGGTGCTGGCGCTGACGGCGATGATCGGTTCGCCGGCCAGCCACTCGATCAGGCCCAGCTGATGCGACATCGACACGGCCGCCGAACCGCCGCCGGAGATTTTTCGGTCGGTATAGGTCGAGGCGGCCGAATTGCCGTCGCCGCCCCAGCCGCCATCCGTGCCGCCCAGCAGCAGGGCGCGCGTATTGACGGCCAGATGCATGGTCAGATGCTCGATCCGGCCGATCTCACCCTTGTCGATCAGCGCCTTCGACAGCGCGAAGCAGGGCGCCGCCGGCCAGCCGAAACCGACCAGCAGGGTTCGGCCGACCCTTGTCGCCGTGTCGCGCATTCGGTTCGCGGCGCCGGCCTCCAATGCGAACGGTTTTTCCACCAGCACATGCGCGCCGGCTTCGAGCGCCGCGATCACCTGCTCTTCATGCGCCACTGGCGGGCTCGAGACGACGACGATGTCGGGCTTTTGGGCCAGCACGTCGCGCCAGTCGGTGAAGGCGAGCGGCACGCCGAAGGCGGCGGCAAGGCTTTTCGCCGTCGCCTCGTTCGGGCTCGACAGCGCCACCAGCTCGACGCCGGGATGGGCGGCGAGCGTCGGCAGGTGGCTCGATTGCGACCATGAGCCGGCGCTGATCACCGCCGCGCGGATCGGTTTAGTCATTTCACGGCTCCGGCGGTGAGCGCACCGACGACATGGCGCTGGAAGATGATGACCAGCACGACCGGCGGGATCATCGACATGACGGTGGCGGCGGCCAGCGCGTTCCAGTTGAACTGCTGCACGGACTGGAAGCCCGCCAGCAGTGGCGGCACGGTCAGCTGGTTGGTGAGCACCAGCGAATAGAAGAACTCGCTCCACGCCTCGAGGAAGATCAGCACGCCGGCGGCGACCAGGCCGGGGCGGGCGAGCGGCACCACGATGATCCAGAGTGTCTGCAGCCGCGAGGCGCCATCGATCTTGGCCGCTTCCTCGATCTCGCGCGGCAGCTGGTCGAAATAGTTCTTCAGGATCATGATCGCCAGCGGCAGCGTGAACACGTTGTAGCTGATGATCAGCGCCCAGGGCGTGTTGAGGATGCCGGTGACGCGGAAGGCGACAAAGAACGGCCCGATGATGGCGATCGCCGGCACGACGCGGGAGATGATGATCGAAAGTTCGAACAGCCGCGAGCCCCGGAATGGGTAGCGCGACAGGCCATAGGCGGCGAGCCCGGCGATGGTGAGGTTCAGCACCACGAGGACGGAACTGACGAAGAAGCTCTGGCCGATCGCCGGCAGCAGCCGGGCGCCGATATCCGTGCTGCCGAAACCCTTCGAGCCGGTCGAGCCGGTGAGCACGGACAGATAGTTGTCGAAGGTGATGCTGCCCGGCATCATCGGGAACGGCTTTACGCCAAGCTGGGCCGGGGTGATCAGGCTGGAGACGACGAGATACCAGACCGGCAGCAGGATCCAGATCGCGAAGACTGCGACGCAGAGATAGATCACGCAGCTGGCGACGAGGCTGCGCTGCCGGCCGCTGG includes the following:
- a CDS encoding carbohydrate ABC transporter permease; protein product: MTALASTAPRRLSKAATASGRQRSLVASCVIYLCVAVFAIWILLPVWYLVVSSLITPAQLGVKPFPMMPGSITFDNYLSVLTGSTGSKGFGSTDIGARLLPAIGQSFFVSSVLVVLNLTIAGLAAYGLSRYPFRGSRLFELSIIISRVVPAIAIIGPFFVAFRVTGILNTPWALIISYNVFTLPLAIMILKNYFDQLPREIEEAAKIDGASRLQTLWIIVVPLARPGLVAAGVLIFLEAWSEFFYSLVLTNQLTVPPLLAGFQSVQQFNWNALAAATVMSMIPPVVLVIIFQRHVVGALTAGAVK
- a CDS encoding Gfo/Idh/MocA family protein produces the protein MTKPIRAAVISAGSWSQSSHLPTLAAHPGVELVALSSPNEATAKSLAAAFGVPLAFTDWRDVLAQKPDIVVVSSPPVAHEEQVIAALEAGAHVLVEKPFALEAGAANRMRDTATRVGRTLLVGFGWPAAPCFALSKALIDKGEIGRIEHLTMHLAVNTRALLLGGTDGGWGGDGNSAASTYTDRKISGGGSAAVSMSHQLGLIEWLAGEPIIAVSASTYPPVREIDLHASVNADFAGGGMAAISSASTHPYLARPQWHLALYGDRGQIWLDSVADHVRLVRANGEVVEYGEADASGLYDAGAPTKALIECALGAPAPTGLTATLAAHVVAVTDAIYESARTGQKIRIPTA